The Mercenaria mercenaria strain notata chromosome 10, MADL_Memer_1, whole genome shotgun sequence genome contains a region encoding:
- the LOC123561087 gene encoding tetraspanin-18-like, with protein MGLIQTVGRFLLVIINLILVIVSLALIIVGFLVKYSGDVFEKYTEPALDKIIESSQGSFGDADFTAEKFDIAELFGTTATMLIIIGFVLLTISFLGSCGACCGVKCMLLLYSVILIVLVLAQIVFIVFLFGYPDVLKNAMKSPLKTLLKNYQGLNGTNVESLGWNFAMTEFGCCGLEKSDDFKRGDSAWFGEEDSNWKTPVACCKKLPTTNNFDCAKANGNDAEHNNYNKGCVDEIWKVMIEDNKKYTYLGTGGILAFQLLMIVFALVLYCKDDDNKVTPMEHQQQRGKRQRNPRSSW; from the exons ATGGGACTGATACAGACTGTCGGACGCTTTCTGCTGGTTATTATCAACCTGATACTTGTG ATAGTGTCGTTGGCGCTTATCATAGTAGGTTTTCTCGTGAAGTATTCAGGGGATGTTTTCGAGAAATATACAGAACCTGCCCTTGACAAAATCATTGAAAGCTCCCAGGGTTCCTTTGGCGACGCTg ATTTCACAGCAGAAAAATTTGACATTGCGGAGTTGTTTGGTACGACTGCAACCATGTTAATCATCATTGGATTTGTACTCCTCACAATTTCTTTCCTTGGGTCCTGTGGAGCCTGCTGTGGAGTAAAGTGTATGCTCCTCTTG tattcgGTGATTCTAATTGTGCTTGTGCTGGCACAGATTGTCTTCATCGTCTTCCTGTTTGGCTACCCAGACGTG TTGAAGAATGCGATGAAAAGTCCGCTTAAAACACTGCTGAAGAATTACCAAGGATTAAACGGCACAAATGTAGAGTCTCTTGGTTGGAACTTTGCCATGACAGAG TTTGGCTGCTGTGGACTTGAGAAATCGGACGATTTCAAGAGAGGTGACAGTGCTTGGTTTGGTGAGGAAGACTCTAATTGGAAGACACCGGTCGCTTGCTGTAAAAAACTCCCAACAACCAACAACTTTGATTGTGCTAAGGCCAATGGAAATGATGCAGAACATAACAATTACAACAAG GGATGTGTTGACGAAATCTGGAAAGTTATGATAGAAGACAACAAAAAGTACACCTACTTAGGCACAGGAGGAATACTAGCGTTCCAG CTGCTGATGATTGTGTTTGCGTTGGTGCTCTACTGTAAAGATGACGACAACAAAGTGACCCCAATGGAACACCAACAACAACGGGGAAAACGCCAGAGGAATCCTCGATCATCTTGGTAG